The DNA region CTCTCTTTCATCTCCAAGTAAGACGTTGTTGCTTATATTCCTTTAAAACTGTTATAAATAAATTTCGAGGTTTACTCTCGTATGGAATGAGACTTTCATGTTAAGTTTCATCTTCAGCTATTGTATACCATGGAAATCATCAGATTCATCACTTCACTTTTCATTTTTGTCTATACTCTATTCTGTCTCCCTTCGTAATTTGCGTATTTTGCTGTTACAATTGATGCCATGCCAGCATATGCCCTTATATATCAATGCCGTGAAATTACGTTGTCTTTATATAATATCGTGGAAATCAACTGTTGTAATGCATGGAATGTATACATTCAAGATAAATCAAGCGCCATCCCTGCAAAGTAAAGGACAAATCAGttaatttttttcaaaagaaCTTATCAACATTAGTGTCTAGTTTGCGTACAACTTTTACCCTAAAAAGATAGTTTTTGAAGTACCTTTAACTAACTAAGCAAACTTCCCATTATACATGTTCATGTATCATCTATTATTAGGAGCAACTTTTAGTCTAATCTTATACTCTGTGCGTACAGCTAGCCTTATTGGTATGCATGGCGAAGTCCAATTGAAAGAGCTAACAAATCAAAATATCGCGGTGTGAAAGCAGACACAAGCAAGACGCTATCACGCGCgaaagaaaaagaacaaaaattgaaaaaaaaaacattaaattGAAGGGGGGAAAAAAACGGAGTAATAAAAAAGATGCATTTCTATGAACATGACTCGGGGATGATAGAAACGAATGGGATATACATATAAACGTTCTATTGAAGCATAAGGTAACACAAAACTAAGTTAATTGGATCGGTATGCCATGCTATTGGTATATCTATATCTTCATCCTCTTTTGAGCTTGCTCCAATTCATCATCATTGCTTGCTTCCCGGAAATGATCCATATGTTGATGACCAGCGGGTGGAGGATTCTCATTATCCTAGAGTTAAAATGCAAATGAATTGGTAAGTTTACAACGGGAAGACTAAACATTCTCGTGTTTATATGTTGTGCATTGTCTCGAACATAATTTGACTGCTTGTTTGAAACAAGTTGGAAAAGATTCATACCTTCACGACGGATGTCCCTGAGGTTATTCCTTGGTTTGCCCGCTTCCCAAAATTAATCTGCACTGAGATAGTAGCCTCTGAAAGATCAAGACCGGCACTCTGCAGCGCTTGTGTCAACGAATTTAGTAACCTGATTAGACCAAATCAATGACCAGTGATCAGTAGAAATATCATATTGACATCAAGCTAAGCTAATCTAGAGATATGACAAGTCTCGTAACAACTCTAGATGAAACATTGATCATAGTTAACTGACTATAGCTGCTCCACATGCATATGAAAATTGAAATGCAAAATAAAGGAATAGTAAAGGTACTTGGTGGGTATATGATGGTGGGAAGCAACAGGTATCCAGTGGAATAGTCGAGAACTTTCATATAAAAtatatagtatatacatatataaatttaTACACACTTGGTGCTCAATGATTCTCCACTGCAGCTTTGCTAGGTTCATTTCTCAAGTATCCACCGTACTTTAGGCGATATGCTAAACTCAAAATATGCCATAATTTGAAATGCCATTGAGCATATGAAACATAAGGAAGGAAGGAGAGAGAAAACAACTTATTGAATTGGTTGAAGTTAAGATGCAGCCTGAAACACATCTGTTCAGAACTGAAAaggaacactatgatgtaaccAGTAAGGTCCCAAACACTCAAGTATTTGCATCCCAGGATAGGGTAACTTGCTTATGTAAGTCTAAATTTTGACAATGACAAAGTAATCTAACTACTGACTATATTATTGATGTGCCAAGAACTCACGAGAACTAAAGGAATAAGATGAGGCACAAAGACTCCATTAAGAAACAAACCAAAAGGAAACAAGCATGCAAGGAAGGCGGCTATCTCCATAAGGAAGGAGATGTCAGGAAGAATTGAAGaactacaaaaaagaaaaaggagaaccTCCAGAATGCTGATAGAAAAGTCCATATAAGGAAAGACTCAATCCTACAAGATCAGTCAAGTCCAAAAGAAGGGGTCTGGATCAGCTCCAGTAAATAACCCTCCAGTAATCTTCAATAGCCTCTCTGATTTATGCCATGTGTCCACTCAAAATCCAAAGGCCATTGCATCTCtcttctttcttcaattttcAGAAGGCTACAGTTCAACCCCTCAACCCCCCACCGCCCCTCTTCCCCCGGGGTACTTTCAGCCTAGTGGTTTGTGCACTAGCAAAACAAGTTCGTAAAAATCGCAGATGAGTGATCAGAGCAGGACAAGATTAATACAATGAAAAGATATCCACAAGAAACTGAAGATATTTTTCATCTAAAGGGGATGCTACAAATGAACACTATCCAGAGCATGTACCacataaaagaaacaagaaacaGAGATTGCCAATAATAGAAGATAATAAAAAATGAGGAAATAAGATATGGATAGACCACATTTAAAGTCCCAACTTTAAAAGTAATATAATTACTCACCCCTGCGAGTATGGACTTGAAATGTTGATTCTGCCTCCATCTATTGCCAGATCCTCCGGATGATTCAGAGCATCAATTGTGTTGGGATATTGATCAGACACTGGTCTAGGTTGAGTCTCAGAGAAGGCACCATTATTTGGCACAGGCGTTGGCACACCGGCCTGAATAGGAACGGGTGTTGTGATTGACTTGTTACCTAGTTCCTGCTGTTGATCCATTGGATTCTGCTGATTCAGTTGCATTGTAGAAGTAACAGTTGCGGGATTCTCATCAAAGCTTCCCAGGTATGTTGATTCTGGGCCAGTACCATTCTTCAAGACATGTGGTTGTGCTGGTAAACTTTGCATGCGCCAATGACTATTTCTCTGGACCATTCAAAAAAGAACTTTTAACTTACGAACAAAAACAGCGTCCTCATGAACATGTTTAGTCATACAACTGGTACTACTTGGAACAATATGAGACACAAGTTTAGGAGTTAATAACATAGCCTAAGTTGCGCCTATGGACTTTTCATTGCCCAAATCACATTTATCAGAAAAATCATTGCCAAAACTGTACCTGTGGACTTGAACACTTCAGAGAAGGGAAGAAAATGAAACAATAGGGGACCTCTTAAAATCTTACAGGAGTAAAGACACAATAACAATAAACAATTAAGCCAAAACTAGACTATGGAAAGAGATACGGTTGGGAAGGAACACAATTCATGGAGTTAAATCCCTTGATTTGTATTGCACTGCTGTAAATACTGAGGTACAGCTGCCAAAAGGAGGACCAGCAATTGACGGAATATACGGTCTATAAGAAATTTTCAAGACTTGAAGGCAAAGGGTGGCTCAAATATTTGGAGAAACAAAAAGCATCAAGGAGTTAGCCCAAGAACCAGACAAATTATGGTGGAAAGCAAAGGAGGGTGACAGATTACAGCGGGATGTTGTTAAATTGGCAGATGTTTTTGGAAGGAAAGATTATGGAGA from Lycium barbarum isolate Lr01 chromosome 10, ASM1917538v2, whole genome shotgun sequence includes:
- the LOC132614267 gene encoding transcription factor BIM2-like isoform X2 produces the protein MKSVKGHQEEEEEEEDEIGMKKDATPSSSNTKDGKNNDKASAIRSKHSVTEQRRRSKINERFQILRDLIPNPDQKRDTASFLLEVIQYVQYLQEKVQKYEGSYQPWSSEPTKLMPWRNSHWRMQSLPAQPHVLKNGTGPESTYLGSFDENPATVTSTMQLNQQNPMDQQQELGNKSITTPVPIQAGVPTPVPNNGAFSETQPRPVSDQYPNTIDALNHPEDLAIDGGRINISSPYSQGLLNSLTQALQSAGLDLSEATISVQINFGKRANQGITSGTSVVKDNENPPPAGHQHMDHFREASNDDELEQAQKRMKI
- the LOC132614267 gene encoding transcription factor BIM2-like isoform X1, producing the protein MKSVKGHQEEEEEEEDEIGMKKDATPSSSNTKETDGKNNDKASAIRSKHSVTEQRRRSKINERFQILRDLIPNPDQKRDTASFLLEVIQYVQYLQEKVQKYEGSYQPWSSEPTKLMPWRNSHWRMQSLPAQPHVLKNGTGPESTYLGSFDENPATVTSTMQLNQQNPMDQQQELGNKSITTPVPIQAGVPTPVPNNGAFSETQPRPVSDQYPNTIDALNHPEDLAIDGGRINISSPYSQGLLNSLTQALQSAGLDLSEATISVQINFGKRANQGITSGTSVVKDNENPPPAGHQHMDHFREASNDDELEQAQKRMKI